In Salinigranum marinum, one DNA window encodes the following:
- a CDS encoding S8 family serine peptidase has protein sequence MERIDRVDVLVDVNLDRGRLVESSQNSSYAEAARRASADPQVQATKRQIASAADVPISDVQYLLFTNAVLVRNAKASELGTLAEQESVTMVHGMMMPLSASDDSPPAVNESNTSQSIDASPNDYDGPSGYAISPDGVNSRALTDSGRLTGRSADVGIFDTGVNHSDLNGDVVAFQDVADGDIEDTDTIHDEGEHGTFVAGAIERVAPDANLYVASTETYRTSDYVLALEWFLRNHVDIISLSFGTVTHSLSPQNGESRLARVTNDAVEGRYGSTRTSARPSVFISAGNEGDQHAIGSLTDSSGSNQHEFRFFDDPDTAYIILSWDSSVSGANVEVTAPNGSTLRPTNSPVTFPSNKDGQIVEIDDPSQYGSGTWEATVDDGPSGQYHVEVTTRRPNGRGYFLNPDPSYTITPPATAKKAITVGAVDDTRQVTDFSSQGPLWDGAVKPDIVAPGENIRSTVPPDECNSSPCYDTGDGTSYAQPLAAGVAAQYVQLYAETHGLRPNPRMVKAVVQNGADGVTQRPTLGKQSNVGSGIVDAFRVSTSFVVTGVNRGGEQTVDSRTPTVVPQFKQDIKGTLYWENGSDSLRYTLGSRAGRQYDATAVSVEPASGSSDYPNRIVGSTIEGPNATWALATSYPPSPSSSNRVSEFEYLDPTSLDDGESAVYALAVDQEIRSGEFVNANGAVRTLAYTDGDDVDISLYTPSGFLNDRSRLTNVPIEQAYSSVSTPTNRVLGIPQDNKGWKVVYEENSSGGASFSAAVNYPAEPLPSEADVSVEDGTAGNASEPGTISFNVTAETANQPYTYAGFGEPDASHFEVRVGGKPVPSNRMAVSPVNNRQDKYRLVVTPPTQPATGDYDLNVSFTDEKFNASHTAWANASDAITYSAGGATGTAAASLVIDRSGSMGFGSGKLAAAQDSATIFVNLMSNSDEVAVVSYSDNARTDLPISRVGGNRSRARGEIDSLRATGSTNIGAGMLDARAELDRASQGSRKAAVLLTDGENNQGYSDDGVRQLASTFAARDYCVYTIAFGSGADEQLLRDIADRTCGTFNQAGDRDELQAIYQDIRQVSSGESTLFSSKGILDANNRTRERFSIDDTTGRATLTVTVTISSSSSVTLYDPSGSPIDPASNPDVEKTTTGGTTTYRLTDPTPGEWSYEVVNQGSQRVSYTTTATASSRTTFDSTAGASTYINGSAATFTATLVGPNGGISGADIEAVVTYPDGDVQTVTLTERTVGTYRGSVPLGEDGTYSATVTAEAGDILRQQRVSWTVIDQSSLLNASVEDQPRVTEGGVGTLNVSLSRPTSTTTSSLSATSSTDDSVSSNAGPDPQFDSAAAELASASREYIRTANVSDALKQAALTIKNESGTTATTTTSTSGTLGPTATATATSGDVTVYVQPRELTSAAGDTIPASSVTADLSVVQLSSGETRRITLRVAPPDGLPEGTYNGTVTFTVQGTVIDEQITVEVTEATITVYRQRIQESARQWQTASQQGKTYYEDRMADQLTNVYFNQTTGDARTEVRPVSRETIAATPRASHTAATLARAEVAR, from the coding sequence GTGGAACGGATAGATAGAGTGGACGTCCTTGTCGACGTGAACCTCGACCGCGGTCGATTGGTTGAGAGCAGTCAGAACAGCTCGTACGCGGAGGCAGCGCGGCGAGCGTCGGCTGATCCACAAGTACAGGCAACCAAACGGCAGATCGCCAGTGCAGCCGACGTCCCGATATCGGACGTACAGTACCTCCTGTTCACCAATGCTGTCTTGGTGCGAAATGCGAAAGCGAGCGAGCTCGGTACGCTGGCTGAACAGGAGTCGGTAACGATGGTTCACGGCATGATGATGCCGTTGTCTGCCAGCGACGACTCCCCTCCCGCAGTGAACGAGTCAAACACGAGCCAGTCGATAGACGCATCTCCGAACGACTACGACGGTCCGAGCGGATATGCGATTAGTCCGGACGGTGTTAATTCTCGTGCCCTAACTGATTCCGGTAGGCTCACGGGTCGATCCGCCGATGTCGGGATTTTCGACACCGGGGTGAATCACAGCGATCTCAACGGCGACGTGGTGGCGTTCCAAGACGTCGCCGACGGCGACATCGAGGATACCGACACGATTCACGACGAAGGGGAACACGGGACTTTCGTCGCCGGAGCAATCGAGCGTGTGGCACCGGACGCGAATCTATATGTGGCATCGACCGAGACATACCGTACGAGCGATTACGTTCTCGCGCTGGAGTGGTTCCTGCGGAATCACGTCGACATAATCTCCCTGAGTTTTGGAACTGTGACCCATTCACTCTCTCCACAGAACGGGGAGAGCCGTCTCGCTCGTGTCACGAACGACGCGGTGGAGGGACGGTACGGTTCGACACGGACGAGTGCTCGGCCATCGGTGTTCATCTCCGCCGGTAACGAAGGGGACCAACACGCCATCGGCTCGCTTACCGACTCATCGGGGTCGAATCAGCATGAGTTCAGGTTCTTTGATGATCCGGACACCGCCTACATAATTTTATCCTGGGACAGCAGCGTCAGTGGGGCGAACGTTGAGGTCACAGCTCCAAACGGCAGTACGCTTCGTCCCACGAACAGCCCGGTGACCTTCCCGTCGAACAAGGACGGACAGATCGTCGAGATAGACGATCCGAGTCAGTATGGATCAGGGACCTGGGAAGCGACCGTCGATGACGGGCCGAGTGGTCAGTACCACGTCGAAGTGACCACCCGGCGTCCAAACGGACGAGGCTACTTCTTGAATCCCGATCCCAGTTACACGATCACGCCGCCTGCGACCGCAAAAAAGGCGATCACCGTCGGTGCTGTCGACGATACTCGACAGGTGACGGATTTCTCGAGCCAGGGGCCACTCTGGGATGGGGCAGTGAAGCCCGATATCGTCGCTCCAGGGGAAAACATTCGCTCCACGGTCCCGCCTGACGAGTGCAATAGTTCTCCGTGCTACGATACAGGTGACGGGACATCATACGCTCAACCACTGGCTGCCGGTGTCGCAGCACAGTACGTTCAGTTGTACGCTGAGACCCATGGACTGCGTCCGAACCCTCGAATGGTGAAAGCAGTCGTCCAGAACGGTGCCGACGGCGTAACTCAGCGTCCGACGCTTGGAAAGCAGTCGAACGTCGGATCGGGAATCGTCGACGCCTTCCGTGTCTCGACGAGTTTCGTCGTCACCGGGGTGAACAGGGGAGGTGAACAAACCGTCGACAGCCGGACGCCGACTGTTGTTCCGCAGTTCAAACAGGACATTAAGGGGACACTCTACTGGGAGAACGGAAGCGACAGCTTACGCTACACCCTCGGCAGTCGTGCTGGTCGACAGTACGATGCGACGGCTGTTTCGGTGGAGCCCGCATCCGGTTCGAGCGACTATCCGAACCGGATCGTTGGGAGTACGATCGAAGGCCCGAACGCAACGTGGGCGCTGGCGACCTCGTACCCCCCGAGCCCTTCGTCGTCGAACCGCGTCTCCGAATTCGAGTATCTCGATCCGACGTCATTAGATGACGGCGAGTCAGCAGTGTACGCTCTCGCAGTTGATCAGGAGATCCGCTCCGGAGAGTTTGTCAACGCGAATGGTGCTGTGCGAACGCTCGCGTACACCGACGGAGACGACGTGGATATCTCGCTGTACACTCCCTCTGGGTTCTTGAACGACCGTTCTCGGTTAACAAACGTTCCGATCGAGCAGGCGTACTCCTCCGTTTCGACTCCGACCAACCGGGTCTTGGGTATCCCTCAGGACAACAAGGGTTGGAAGGTCGTCTACGAAGAGAATTCGTCCGGCGGAGCGTCGTTCTCAGCAGCGGTCAACTACCCAGCCGAGCCGCTCCCGTCCGAGGCCGACGTGAGCGTTGAAGACGGAACGGCAGGTAACGCCTCGGAGCCAGGGACGATCAGCTTCAACGTCACCGCCGAGACGGCGAACCAGCCGTACACCTACGCGGGCTTCGGCGAACCCGACGCTTCACACTTCGAGGTCCGCGTCGGTGGCAAACCCGTCCCGTCGAACAGGATGGCAGTGTCACCAGTCAACAACCGACAGGACAAGTACCGACTCGTCGTGACGCCGCCGACGCAGCCGGCGACGGGGGACTACGATCTCAACGTCTCGTTCACCGACGAGAAGTTCAACGCCTCACACACTGCCTGGGCCAACGCGTCCGACGCGATCACGTACTCCGCCGGTGGGGCGACCGGCACCGCCGCCGCGTCGCTCGTCATCGATCGATCTGGCAGTATGGGATTCGGCAGCGGTAAACTGGCGGCCGCACAGGACTCGGCGACGATCTTCGTCAACCTGATGAGCAACTCCGACGAGGTCGCGGTCGTCAGTTACTCCGACAACGCGCGGACCGACCTCCCGATCTCCCGAGTGGGCGGTAACCGGTCGCGAGCCAGAGGCGAGATCGATAGCCTCCGTGCCACTGGCTCGACCAACATCGGTGCCGGCATGCTAGACGCGCGCGCCGAACTCGACCGGGCCTCACAGGGGAGCCGCAAGGCCGCTGTCCTCCTCACCGACGGGGAGAACAACCAGGGTTACTCCGACGACGGAGTCAGACAGCTCGCGAGCACGTTCGCCGCCCGGGACTACTGCGTCTACACGATCGCGTTCGGTTCCGGTGCGGACGAACAACTCCTCCGGGACATCGCCGACCGGACGTGCGGGACGTTCAACCAGGCGGGCGACCGTGACGAACTCCAGGCGATCTACCAGGACATCCGTCAGGTGTCGTCCGGCGAGAGCACGCTGTTCTCGTCGAAAGGGATCCTGGACGCCAACAACCGGACGCGAGAACGGTTCAGCATCGACGACACCACCGGTAGAGCGACGCTCACCGTGACCGTCACCATCTCGTCGAGTTCGTCGGTCACGTTGTACGATCCCTCGGGGTCGCCGATCGATCCCGCGTCGAACCCGGACGTCGAGAAGACGACGACCGGCGGCACCACGACGTACAGGCTCACCGATCCCACGCCCGGCGAGTGGTCGTACGAGGTCGTCAACCAGGGTTCCCAGCGGGTCTCCTACACGACCACCGCGACGGCGAGTAGCCGGACGACGTTCGACAGCACCGCCGGCGCGTCGACCTACATCAACGGGTCGGCAGCGACGTTCACCGCGACGCTCGTCGGACCGAACGGTGGAATCTCCGGTGCGGATATCGAAGCGGTGGTGACCTACCCTGACGGTGACGTACAGACCGTCACGCTCACCGAGCGGACGGTGGGCACGTACCGCGGGAGCGTCCCGCTCGGCGAGGACGGCACGTACTCGGCGACCGTCACGGCCGAGGCAGGCGACATCTTGCGACAACAGCGCGTCTCGTGGACTGTCATCGACCAGTCGTCGCTCCTCAACGCCAGTGTGGAGGACCAGCCGCGCGTCACCGAAGGTGGCGTTGGAACGTTGAACGTCTCGCTGAGTCGCCCGACGTCCACGACGACGTCGTCGCTCTCGGCGACTTCGTCGACGGACGACTCCGTATCCTCCAACGCGGGTCCCGACCCACAGTTCGACTCCGCCGCGGCGGAACTCGCCAGTGCCTCACGCGAGTACATCCGCACCGCGAACGTCTCCGACGCGCTGAAGCAGGCTGCGCTCACGATCAAGAACGAGTCGGGTACTACGGCCACGACGACGACTTCGACGTCGGGAACCCTCGGTCCGACTGCGACGGCCACCGCGACCAGTGGAGACGTGACCGTGTACGTTCAGCCACGAGAACTGACCTCGGCCGCCGGTGACACGATTCCGGCGTCGAGCGTGACGGCCGATCTCAGCGTCGTCCAACTCTCCTCTGGTGAGACCAGACGGATCACGCTCCGTGTCGCACCGCCCGACGGACTCCCGGAGGGGACGTACAACGGGACGGTGACGTTCACTGTGCAGGGGACGGTCATCGACGAGCAGATTACGGTCGAGGTGACCGAGGCGACGATTACGGTCTACCGACAGCGCATTCAGGAGAGCGCTCGGCAGTGGCAGACGGCGAGTCAGCAGGGTAAAACCTACTACGAGGACCGCATGGCAGACCAGCTGACGAACGTCTACTTCAACCAGACGACGGGCGACGCACGAACCGAGGTCCGACCGGTCTCACGCGAGACGATCGCGGCCACGCCGCGTGCGTCACACACGGCTGCGACGCTCGCCCGCGCGGAGGTGGCGCGATGA
- a CDS encoding putative sulfate/molybdate transporter: MVSTEDGHVRPVRFSVDELTGALGDSVTVLPIVVAVTALTTLSLPRVLLGFAVFQVVWGLYYRVPLSVEPMKALAALVIAGALTVGELAAAGLLAGVVLLAVGRAGGLAHVQRVVSRPVVRGVQLAVALVLLETAVDLSLSAPALAVLGLGVALGATLLLSGNASTLAVLALGFALALGRADPAALAVTVPSLAPTLPAASTLTTATAEGVVGQLAMTVGNAAVATSLLLSEYFDADVSPDDLATSMGVMNLAAVPLGALPMCHGSGGLAGKYAFGARTAGANLILAGGYALAAVFAVGVFAAFPMAMLGVLLALVAVELGRGALATDRLWLTAGVGLCGLLTNVGVAFVVGVAASLLVDRVRPGLGHEPVES; the protein is encoded by the coding sequence ATGGTTTCGACGGAAGACGGCCACGTCCGTCCCGTTCGATTCTCCGTCGACGAACTCACCGGCGCGTTGGGTGATTCGGTTACCGTACTCCCAATCGTCGTCGCCGTCACGGCGCTGACGACGCTGTCGCTCCCGCGGGTCCTCCTCGGCTTCGCCGTCTTCCAGGTCGTCTGGGGGCTGTACTACCGCGTGCCGCTGTCGGTCGAGCCGATGAAGGCGCTCGCCGCGCTCGTTATCGCCGGGGCACTCACCGTCGGCGAACTCGCCGCGGCGGGGCTGCTCGCCGGCGTGGTGCTCCTCGCCGTCGGCCGCGCGGGCGGTCTCGCACACGTCCAGCGGGTCGTCTCCCGCCCCGTCGTTCGAGGCGTCCAACTCGCCGTGGCGCTCGTCCTCTTGGAGACCGCGGTCGACCTGTCGCTCAGCGCGCCCGCGCTCGCCGTTCTCGGGCTCGGTGTCGCGCTCGGGGCGACCCTGTTGCTCTCCGGAAACGCGAGCACGCTCGCCGTCCTCGCGCTCGGCTTCGCCCTCGCGCTCGGCCGCGCCGACCCGGCCGCGCTCGCCGTCACCGTCCCGTCGCTCGCGCCGACGCTTCCGGCCGCTTCGACGCTCACGACGGCGACCGCCGAGGGCGTCGTCGGCCAACTCGCCATGACGGTCGGGAACGCGGCCGTCGCGACCTCGCTGTTGCTCTCGGAGTACTTCGACGCCGACGTGAGCCCGGACGACCTCGCGACGAGCATGGGCGTGATGAACCTCGCGGCCGTCCCGCTCGGCGCGCTCCCGATGTGTCACGGCAGCGGCGGCCTCGCCGGCAAGTACGCCTTCGGTGCCCGGACGGCCGGGGCCAATCTCATCCTCGCCGGCGGCTACGCGCTCGCTGCCGTGTTCGCCGTCGGCGTGTTCGCCGCGTTCCCGATGGCGATGCTCGGCGTCCTCCTCGCGCTCGTCGCCGTCGAACTCGGCCGAGGGGCGCTCGCGACCGACCGCCTGTGGCTCACGGCCGGCGTCGGGCTCTGTGGCCTGCTCACGAACGTCGGCGTCGCGTTCGTCGTCGGCGTCGCGGCCTCGCTGCTCGTCGACCGGGTTCGTCCCGGACTCGGACACGAACCGGTCGAGTCCTGA